A single window of Rhizobium indicum DNA harbors:
- a CDS encoding FtsB family cell division protein has protein sequence MWTKHHKKRKIGRFVIPAMTVAFLSYFGYHCIHGDYGLRATETFEHQRVAREKELAILKAKREHLENQVALLSDGSLDKDMLDEKARYQLNMSRADEIVVFNHYSN, from the coding sequence ATGTGGACAAAGCATCATAAGAAGAGAAAGATCGGTCGCTTCGTCATTCCGGCCATGACGGTCGCCTTCCTCTCCTATTTCGGTTATCATTGCATTCATGGCGATTACGGCCTGCGCGCGACGGAGACGTTCGAGCATCAGCGTGTCGCGCGTGAAAAAGAGCTTGCGATCTTGAAGGCGAAGCGCGAACATCTGGAAAATCAGGTCGCGCTCTTGAGTGACGGGTCGCTCGACAAGGACATGTTGGACGAAAAAGCGCGTTATCAGCTCAATATGTCGCGCGCGGACGAGATCGTCGTATTCAACCACTATTCCAATTAA
- a CDS encoding pyruvate dehydrogenase complex E1 component subunit beta has translation MPIDILMPALSPTMEEGTLSKWLKQEGDKVTSGDVIAEIETDKATMEVEAVDEGVIGKLLVDAGTEGVKVNTKIAVLLQDGESASDLSVAKPAAAPAPEVAQEDKPTNTGSASAPLPAEPKAVVPNDPEIPAGTEMVSTTVREALRDAMAEEMRADENVFVMGEEVAEYQGAYKVTQGLLQEFGPRRVVDTPITEHGFAGVGVGAAMAGLRPIVEFMTFNFAMQAIDQIINSAAKTLYMSGGQMGAPIVFRGPNGAAARVGAQHSQDYAAWYSAIPGLKVVMPYTASDAKGLLKAAIRDPNPVIFLENEILYGQHFDVPKLDNFVLPIGKARIHRPGKDVTVVSFGIGMSYATKAVAELEKIGIDVELIDLRTIRPMDLPTVIESVKKTGRLVTVEEGYPQSSVGTEIATRVMQQAFDYLDAPILTIAGKDVPMPYAANLEKLALPNVGEVVDAVKAVCYK, from the coding sequence ATGCCTATCGATATCCTCATGCCCGCCCTCTCTCCGACCATGGAAGAAGGCACACTGTCCAAATGGCTGAAACAGGAAGGTGACAAGGTCACCTCAGGCGATGTGATCGCCGAAATCGAAACCGACAAGGCGACGATGGAAGTCGAAGCCGTCGACGAAGGCGTCATCGGCAAGCTGCTCGTCGATGCCGGCACCGAAGGCGTCAAGGTCAACACCAAGATCGCCGTGCTGCTGCAGGACGGCGAATCGGCCTCGGATCTTTCCGTCGCCAAGCCGGCCGCCGCACCAGCTCCGGAAGTTGCCCAGGAAGATAAGCCGACCAACACCGGTTCTGCCTCCGCACCGCTTCCGGCCGAGCCGAAGGCCGTCGTTCCGAACGACCCCGAAATCCCGGCCGGCACCGAAATGGTGTCGACGACCGTGCGCGAAGCGCTCCGCGACGCCATGGCCGAGGAAATGCGCGCCGACGAAAACGTCTTCGTCATGGGTGAGGAAGTCGCCGAATATCAGGGCGCCTACAAGGTCACGCAGGGGCTGCTGCAGGAATTCGGCCCCCGCCGCGTCGTCGATACGCCGATTACCGAGCATGGCTTTGCCGGCGTCGGCGTCGGTGCCGCCATGGCCGGCCTTCGCCCGATCGTCGAATTCATGACCTTCAACTTCGCCATGCAGGCGATCGACCAGATCATCAACTCCGCTGCCAAGACGCTTTATATGTCCGGCGGCCAGATGGGGGCTCCGATCGTCTTCCGCGGCCCGAATGGTGCAGCGGCCCGCGTCGGCGCCCAGCACAGCCAGGATTATGCAGCCTGGTACAGCGCCATTCCCGGCCTGAAGGTCGTCATGCCCTATACGGCATCCGACGCCAAGGGCCTGCTGAAGGCTGCTATCCGCGATCCGAACCCGGTCATCTTCCTCGAAAACGAAATTCTCTACGGCCAGCACTTCGATGTGCCGAAGCTCGATAATTTCGTTCTCCCGATCGGCAAGGCCCGCATCCATCGTCCGGGCAAGGACGTCACCGTGGTCTCCTTCGGCATCGGCATGAGCTATGCGACCAAGGCGGTCGCCGAACTCGAGAAGATCGGCATCGACGTCGAACTGATCGACCTTCGCACCATCCGCCCGATGGACCTGCCGACTGTCATCGAATCGGTGAAGAAGACCGGTCGCCTGGTGACCGTCGAGGAAGGGTATCCGCAATCCTCCGTCGGCACTGAAATCGCCACCCGCGTCATGCAGCAGGCTTTCGACTATCTCGATGCGCCGATCTTGACGATCGCAGGCAAGGACGTTCCGATGCCTTACGCCGCCAATCTCGAAAAGCTCGCCCTTCCGAACGTCGGCGAAGTGGTCGATGCGGTGAAGGCTGTTTGCTACAAATAA
- the pdhA gene encoding pyruvate dehydrogenase (acetyl-transferring) E1 component subunit alpha has protein sequence MAPRKTATVSSRKTAAKPAAKASNGGPVADFDRNEELKAYREMLLIRRFEEKAGQLYGMGFIGGFCHLYIGQEAVVVGMQMAQKEGDQVITAYRDHGHMLATGMEARGVMAELTGRRSGYSHGKGGSMHMFSKEKHFYGGHGIVGAQVSLGTGLAFANRYRGNDNVSIAYFGDGAANQGQVYESFNMAALWKLPIVYIVENNRYAMGTSTARATAQSNYSLRGSGFGIPGIQVDGMDVRAVKAAADEALEHCRSGKGPIILEMLTYRYRGHSMSDPAKYRSKEEVQKMRSEQDPIEQVKARLVEKGWASEDDLKAIDKDVRDIVADSADFAQADPEPDASELYTDILL, from the coding sequence ATGGCGCCGCGAAAGACCGCGACCGTTTCCAGCCGCAAAACTGCAGCAAAACCGGCAGCCAAAGCATCGAATGGAGGCCCGGTAGCCGACTTCGATCGCAATGAAGAGCTGAAGGCCTATCGCGAGATGCTGCTGATCCGCCGCTTCGAGGAGAAGGCCGGTCAGCTTTACGGCATGGGGTTCATCGGCGGCTTTTGTCACCTCTACATCGGTCAGGAAGCTGTCGTCGTCGGCATGCAGATGGCGCAGAAGGAAGGCGACCAGGTCATCACCGCCTATCGCGACCACGGCCATATGCTGGCAACCGGCATGGAAGCGCGTGGCGTCATGGCGGAACTGACCGGACGTCGCAGCGGCTATTCCCACGGCAAGGGCGGCTCGATGCACATGTTCTCGAAGGAGAAGCATTTCTACGGCGGTCACGGTATTGTCGGCGCCCAGGTCTCGCTCGGAACGGGTCTTGCCTTTGCAAACCGCTACCGCGGCAATGACAATGTCTCCATCGCCTATTTCGGCGACGGCGCTGCCAACCAGGGCCAGGTCTACGAGAGCTTCAACATGGCTGCTCTCTGGAAGCTGCCGATCGTCTATATCGTCGAGAACAACCGTTACGCCATGGGTACCTCGACCGCCCGCGCCACCGCGCAGTCGAACTACTCGCTTCGCGGATCCGGCTTCGGCATCCCGGGCATTCAGGTCGACGGCATGGACGTTCGCGCCGTCAAGGCGGCGGCCGACGAGGCGCTCGAACATTGCCGCTCCGGCAAAGGCCCGATCATCCTCGAAATGCTGACCTATCGTTATCGCGGTCACTCGATGTCCGATCCGGCGAAGTATCGCTCCAAGGAGGAAGTGCAGAAGATGCGCTCCGAGCAGGATCCGATCGAACAGGTGAAGGCACGCCTCGTCGAAAAGGGCTGGGCTTCCGAAGACGATCTGAAGGCGATCGACAAGGATGTTCGCGACATCGTCGCCGACAGCGCCGACTTCGCCCAGGCCGATCCGGAGCCGGATGCATCCGAGCTCTATACCGACATTCTGCTCTAA